A genome region from Hevea brasiliensis isolate MT/VB/25A 57/8 chromosome 9, ASM3005281v1, whole genome shotgun sequence includes the following:
- the LOC110663157 gene encoding flavonoid 3',5'-hydroxylase 1 — MLEVISGWWSWWWDASNEGEKVIRSVLTILVTITTVFCLLWNIDKKSKKAMAPLPPGPKGLPLIGYLPFLGTFLHKKFTELAGKYGSIYKLWLGNKLCIVISSPSLAKEVFRDKDAIFANRDPPTASRIASYGGNDIAWSSYGPEWKKMRKVFVREMLSKGTLDACYPMRKQEVQNAIKGVYEKAGNPVDFGELVFEIIANAINSMLCGGTVKGEKWISFVSEFRKLAEELMVLQGNPNVSDLFPVLARFDLQGVERQTKRILSSFDQVLTSVIEQHLNTGPNVEKSERTKNFLQILLDLNKHGDAETSITTNQLKSLLLDIVVGGTDTTSTTLEWTMAELMLHQEIMEKVYQELDEVVGHSNIVEEFHLPNLQLLNAVMKETLRLHPALPLSVPHISSQSCTLGGYTIPKGSTVFLNVNAIHKDPVLWDNALEFRPERFLNKDSGSFDYSGNNFQYLPFGSGRRICPGVPLAERMFMFILASLLHSFEWKLLNGTEVELSDKFGIVVKKKNPLLLIAKPRLSNFDLY, encoded by the exons ATGTTGGAAGTGATTTCAGGATGGTGGTCATGGTGGTGGGATGCCAGCAACGAGGGGGAGAAAGTTATCAGATCAGTTCTTACTATATTAGTCACAATTACTACAGTGTTCTGTTTGCTGTGGAATATTGACAAGAAATCAAAGAAAGCAATGGCTCCCTTGCCCCCAGGCCCCAAGGGCTTGCCGCTAATTGGATATCTTCCATTTCTAGGCACTTTCCTTCACAAGAAGTTCACGGAACTGGCAGGTAAGTATGGCTCTATCTACAAGCTGTGGCTTGGAAACAAATTATGCATAGTGATTAGCTCACCATCACTAGCCAAAGAAGTTTTTCGCGACAAAGATGCGATATTTGCCAACAGAGATCCACCAACAGCTTCCAGGATTGCCAGTTACGGTGGAAATGATATTGCATGGTCCTCTTATGGTCCTGAATGGAAGAAGATGCGGAAGGTGTTTGTTCGTGAAATGCTAAGTAAAGGGACTCTTGATGCCTGCTATCCGATGAGGAAGCAAGAGGTACAGAATGCTATAAAAGGTGTGTATGAAAAGGCAGGCAATCCCGTAGACTTCGGCGAATTGGTATTTGAAATCATTGCAAATGCTATTAACAGCATGTTGTGTGGTGGAACGGTCAAAGGAGAGAAATGGATTTCTTTTGTTTCAGAGTTCAGGAAATTGGCAGAGGAACTTATGGTGCTCCAGGGAAACCCTAATGTTTCAGATCTTTTTCCTGTGCTTGCGAGGTTCGACTTGCAAGGTGTAGAAAGGCAAACCAAAAGGATACTCTCATCTTTTGATCAGGTTCTTACTTCTGTAATTGAGCAACATTTGAATACGGGTCCAAACGTAGAAAAGAGCGAGAGAACGAAGAATTTCTTGCAGATTCTTTTGGATCTTAACAAGCATGGAGATGCTGAAACATCAATTACCACCAACCAGCTGAAATCCTTACTATTA GACATTGTGGTGGGTGGCACAGACACAACATCAACCACGCTAGAATGGACGATGGCAGAGCTAATGCTACATCAAGAAATAATGGAAAAAGTCTACCAAGAATTAGATGAAGTTGTGGGTCACAGCAACATTGTGGAAGAGTTCCATTTGCCAAACTTGCAGCTTTTAAATGCTGTCATGAAGGAGACACTTCGTTTGCATCCAGCACTTCCTCTGTCAGTGCCTCATATTTCAAGCCAATCCTGCACACTAGGTGGCTATACCATTCCCAAGGGCAGTACCGTTTTCCTCAATGTTAATGCTATCCACAAGGATCCCGTTCTTTGGGACAATGCCTTGGAATTTAGACCTGAAAGGTTCTTAAACAAGGATAGTGGCAGCTTTGATTACTCGGGCAACAATTTTCAGTATCTCCCATTTGGATCAGGGAGGAGGATTTGTCCTGGAGTTCCTTTAGCAGAAAGGATGTTTATGTTCATTTTGGCTTCACTCTTGCACTCATTTGAATGGAAATTGCTGAACGGCACAGAGGTGGAATTGTCGGACAAATTCGGGATTGTCGTCAAGAAAAAGAATCCATTACTTCTTATTGCTAAACCAAGGCTCTCTAATTTCGATCTATACTAG